From the Rhodothermales bacterium genome, one window contains:
- a CDS encoding winged helix DNA-binding protein has translation MPEGLKTWIKQEAPFESEAQEAALNLLVAASFMNERLERAAQKYDITRSQYNILRILRGAPADGYPRCEVHGRMIDRSPDVTRLMDRLVERGLVDRRRSDTDRRVALHTITDKGRALLLEMHPDISDTITFFASRVSQADLHHLSRICEGIYLERE, from the coding sequence ATGCCGGAAGGACTTAAGACATGGATCAAGCAGGAGGCTCCGTTTGAGAGCGAAGCGCAGGAGGCCGCCCTGAATCTGCTGGTAGCCGCGTCCTTTATGAACGAGCGGCTGGAACGGGCGGCGCAGAAGTACGACATCACCCGCAGCCAGTACAACATCCTGCGGATTTTACGAGGGGCGCCGGCGGATGGCTACCCCCGATGCGAGGTGCACGGCCGGATGATCGACCGCAGCCCGGACGTCACCCGCCTCATGGACCGGCTCGTGGAGCGCGGCCTGGTGGACCGCCGGCGATCCGACACCGACCGGCGCGTGGCGCTGCACACGATCACCGACAAAGGCCGCGCCCTGCTCCTGGAAATGCATCCAGACATCAGCGACACGATTACCTTTTTCGCTTCCCGCGTCAGCCAGGCCGATCTCCATCACCTCTCGCGCATCTGCGAAGGCATCTACCTGGAGCGGGAATGA
- a CDS encoding citrate synthase — protein MDTVKLKTVKLSIDQKEMDLPIVVGTEQEVGIGISKLRGQTGAITLDVGFGNTGSCQSAITYIDGDLGILRYRGYPIEQLAEQSSFTEVCYLLVKGELPTAEQLAGFEAQLKRHSLLHEDLKKFFEGYPGSAHPMSVLSSMVSTLSTFYPESDAHEDVELNIIRLLAKLSTIAAFSYKKSIGQPYVYPRNALDYPSNFLNMMFAVPSENYEVSKTLAEALDLLLILHAEHEQNCSTSTVRMVGSSGANLFASISAGINALSGPLHGGANQEVIEMLKMIVADGGDYKKYVEKAKNKDDDFRLMGFGHRVYKNFDPRAKIIKKAADKVLDELGVEDPLLDVAKNLERIALEDSYFVERKLYPNVDFYSGILYRAMGLPTNMYTVMFAIGRLPGWIAQWKELRQDPDTRIFRPRQIYIGPTERDYVHVSKR, from the coding sequence ATGGATACAGTGAAGCTCAAGACGGTGAAGCTCAGTATCGATCAGAAAGAAATGGATCTTCCGATCGTGGTCGGGACCGAGCAAGAAGTGGGCATCGGCATCTCCAAGCTGCGCGGCCAGACGGGCGCGATCACACTGGATGTCGGGTTCGGAAATACCGGTTCTTGCCAGAGCGCCATCACGTATATCGATGGCGACCTGGGGATCCTCCGTTATCGGGGGTATCCGATCGAGCAGTTGGCCGAACAGTCCTCATTCACCGAAGTGTGTTACCTGCTCGTCAAGGGCGAACTACCGACGGCCGAGCAGCTGGCCGGCTTCGAGGCTCAGCTGAAGCGCCACAGCCTGCTCCACGAGGACCTTAAGAAGTTCTTCGAGGGCTACCCGGGAAGTGCGCATCCGATGAGCGTGTTGTCGAGCATGGTGTCTACCCTGTCGACCTTTTACCCGGAGTCCGACGCGCATGAGGATGTCGAATTAAACATCATCCGCCTCCTCGCCAAGCTGAGCACTATCGCCGCGTTCTCCTACAAAAAATCCATCGGTCAACCGTACGTCTATCCCCGGAACGCGCTGGACTATCCCAGCAACTTCCTGAACATGATGTTTGCGGTGCCATCCGAAAACTACGAGGTGAGTAAGACGCTCGCCGAGGCGCTGGACCTGCTGCTGATCCTCCACGCGGAGCACGAGCAGAACTGCAGCACCTCCACGGTGCGCATGGTTGGCAGCAGCGGCGCCAACCTCTTCGCCTCGATCTCCGCCGGCATCAACGCCCTCTCCGGCCCACTCCACGGCGGCGCCAACCAGGAGGTCATCGAGATGCTGAAGATGATCGTGGCCGACGGCGGGGACTACAAGAAATACGTCGAGAAAGCCAAGAACAAGGACGACGACTTCCGGCTCATGGGCTTCGGCCACCGCGTCTACAAGAACTTCGACCCGCGCGCCAAAATCATCAAAAAGGCCGCCGACAAGGTGCTCGACGAACTCGGCGTCGAGGACCCGCTACTCGATGTCGCCAAAAACCTCGAACGCATCGCCCTGGAAGACAGCTACTTCGTCGAGCGCAAGCTGTACCCTAACGTCGATTTCTACAGCGGCATCCTCTACCGCGCCATGGGCCTGCCGACCAACATGTACACGGTGATGTTCGCCATCGGCCGGCTGCCCGGCTGGATCGCCCAGTGGAAAGAACTCCGCCAGGACCCCGACACCCGCATCTTCCGCCCCCGCCAGATCTACATCGGCCCCACGGAACGGGATTACGTGCACGTCAGCAAGCGGTGA
- a CDS encoding ATP-binding protein, with amino-acid sequence MQVELEPSARLALSPRHESFHRLARLAARTAGVPVAVVIFGQGDAQHIVASSGLEPHTSLRAADLPGGDGLEEAVVLYDLIQETIPVFGESLGYRFFAAFPIPGGADASRLCLLDIVPRALSTDQCKMLEDLALLASSERARATADALLDVTQDAIYILGRESDILFWNQRARQLYGWPRDMAIGQSARSLLHDAGDTRFDRALATMREHGAWAGELRQFTQNGEEVAVQSRWTSLRDAPELPGDILVVNTDITERRTLETQLLRSQRMESLGTLAGGIAHDMNNILGPIMMSVQLLRNRTADERSLQLLDTLEASSQRGADLLRQVLSFARGVEGERVAVDVRRLIHEVQSLISEALPPTIEQRIYADENLWGVEGDATQLHQVLMNLCINARDAMPDGGMIRIRAVNIVLDEVSAGYLPEARSGRFVMIAVTDSGTGMSQDVIDKIFDPFFTTKARGTGLGLSTTLGIVKSHGGYIAIDSEPAHGSQFRVYLPAVDLARAPAALNPDAAPAGLGETILVIDDEPAMRALTQSVLEDNGYRVLLAADGKLGLEAYARHRGDIAAVITDIMMPSLDGARLMQALYDMDPEARILAVSGGITREQVLDRVGVVPHDFLAKPYTASELLRLVRTVLAG; translated from the coding sequence ATGCAGGTCGAGCTGGAGCCCTCCGCGCGCCTCGCGTTGTCGCCCCGTCATGAGTCGTTTCATCGTCTGGCCCGCCTCGCTGCCCGAACGGCTGGTGTGCCGGTGGCGGTCGTCATTTTTGGTCAGGGCGATGCCCAACACATCGTCGCTTCGTCTGGGCTGGAACCCCATACCTCCCTTCGCGCCGCGGATCTGCCTGGAGGGGACGGTCTTGAGGAAGCCGTCGTGCTCTACGACCTGATCCAGGAGACTATCCCCGTATTTGGCGAGTCGCTCGGGTATCGCTTTTTTGCTGCATTCCCCATCCCCGGCGGGGCGGACGCGAGCCGGCTCTGTCTGCTCGACATCGTGCCCCGCGCCCTGTCGACCGATCAGTGCAAGATGCTCGAGGACCTCGCCCTGCTGGCGTCGTCCGAGCGCGCACGGGCGACGGCGGATGCGTTGCTGGACGTCACGCAGGACGCAATCTACATCCTCGGGCGCGAGAGCGACATCCTGTTCTGGAACCAGCGTGCCCGGCAGCTTTACGGCTGGCCGCGCGACATGGCGATCGGGCAGAGCGCGCGCAGCCTCCTGCACGACGCCGGCGACACCCGGTTCGACCGGGCGCTCGCCACGATGCGCGAGCATGGCGCCTGGGCCGGCGAGTTGCGCCAGTTTACCCAGAACGGCGAAGAGGTGGCCGTCCAGAGCCGGTGGACGTCGCTACGCGATGCGCCCGAGCTGCCTGGCGACATCCTGGTGGTGAATACCGACATCACCGAGCGCCGCACCCTCGAAACCCAGCTCCTGCGTTCCCAGCGTATGGAAAGCCTGGGCACCCTCGCCGGGGGCATCGCGCACGACATGAACAACATCCTCGGCCCGATCATGATGTCCGTCCAGCTGCTGCGCAACCGCACCGCGGACGAGCGGAGCCTCCAGTTGCTCGACACCCTCGAGGCTTCGTCGCAGCGCGGGGCGGATCTGCTGCGGCAGGTGCTGTCGTTCGCCCGGGGCGTCGAGGGTGAGCGGGTGGCGGTGGACGTGCGCCGGCTCATCCACGAAGTGCAGAGCCTCATCAGCGAGGCGCTGCCCCCGACGATCGAGCAGCGTATCTATGCCGACGAGAACCTCTGGGGTGTCGAGGGTGATGCCACCCAGCTCCATCAGGTGTTGATGAATCTGTGCATCAACGCACGCGACGCCATGCCCGATGGCGGTATGATCCGTATTCGCGCCGTGAATATCGTGCTCGACGAAGTGTCTGCCGGCTACCTGCCCGAGGCGCGTTCCGGCCGCTTCGTGATGATCGCCGTGACGGATAGCGGCACCGGCATGTCGCAGGATGTGATCGACAAGATCTTCGACCCCTTCTTTACGACCAAAGCCCGCGGCACGGGCCTCGGCCTGTCCACTACCCTCGGCATCGTCAAGAGCCACGGTGGATACATAGCCATCGACAGCGAGCCCGCCCACGGGTCGCAGTTCAGGGTCTACCTCCCGGCGGTCGACCTCGCGCGGGCGCCGGCGGCGCTGAATCCGGACGCCGCGCCGGCCGGCCTGGGCGAAACCATTCTGGTGATCGACGACGAGCCGGCCATGCGCGCCCTTACGCAATCCGTCCTGGAAGACAACGGCTACCGGGTACTCCTCGCGGCGGACGGCAAGCTGGGCCTCGAAGCCTACGCCCGGCACCGCGGCGATATTGCCGCGGTCATCACCGACATCATGATGCCGAGCCTCGATGGCGCGCGTCTGATGCAGGCGCTGTACGACATGGACCCCGAGGCGCGCATCCTCGCCGTCAGCGGGGGCATCACGCGCGAGCAAGTGCTCGATCGCGTAGGCGTTGTTCCGCACGACTTCCTCGCGAAGCCCTACACCGCTTCCGAACTGCTCCGCCTCGTACGCACCGTCCTGGCAGGCTGA
- a CDS encoding PDZ domain-containing protein: MKVFGKLALAGFFALAILASASAVPAPPRFIPSTRAFPLVASDSTRDRLERDLGFAVDDLTYELARDLEIPASNGVVLLHIDPSSIAYRESELRGGMVIVEMADQLVKDRTDFERIYRSMPEDTYFLVIYYLPLDAAPRMTALIKPCASC; the protein is encoded by the coding sequence ATGAAGGTATTCGGTAAACTCGCTCTGGCCGGCTTTTTCGCTCTCGCGATTCTTGCCAGCGCCTCCGCCGTGCCGGCGCCCCCTCGTTTTATCCCCTCCACACGTGCCTTCCCCCTGGTCGCATCCGATTCGACGCGGGATCGGCTCGAGCGAGATCTGGGGTTTGCCGTGGATGATCTCACCTACGAACTGGCGCGCGACCTGGAGATCCCGGCGTCCAACGGCGTCGTGTTGTTGCACATAGATCCGTCGAGCATCGCCTACCGCGAGAGCGAACTCCGAGGCGGGATGGTCATCGTGGAGATGGCCGATCAGCTCGTGAAGGACCGCACCGATTTCGAACGCATCTACCGATCGATGCCGGAAGACACCTATTTCCTGGTAATCTACTACCTGCCCCTCGATGCGGCCCCGCGGATGACGGCGCTGATCAAGCCCTGCGCTAGCTGCTGA
- a CDS encoding response regulator, whose amino-acid sequence MSTSILIIDDDALLRRTIRFVLEDRGYQVFEASNGSEGFDIASGVVPDIVLLDIRMAEMNGFSTLQAIKGDPLLRHIPIVMMTGMPNDLSRKRSKQAGAEYFLAKPFSVNHLIDLIGMIPMRTRAEARFSSDLRF is encoded by the coding sequence ATGAGTACCAGCATTCTGATCATCGACGATGATGCCCTGCTCCGCCGGACGATTCGCTTTGTCCTGGAGGACCGCGGCTACCAGGTGTTCGAGGCCAGCAACGGCAGCGAAGGGTTCGACATCGCGTCCGGAGTCGTCCCGGATATCGTCCTCCTGGACATCCGTATGGCCGAGATGAACGGATTTTCGACGCTACAGGCGATCAAGGGGGACCCTTTGTTGCGGCACATCCCGATCGTCATGATGACCGGGATGCCCAACGACCTCAGCCGGAAGCGCAGCAAGCAGGCCGGCGCCGAGTATTTTCTCGCGAAGCCCTTTTCGGTCAATCACCTCATCGACCTCATCGGCATGATCCCGATGCGTACCCGCGCCGAGGCGCGCTTTTCATCGGATCTGCGCTTTTGA